One Actinomycetota bacterium genomic window, GCTCGCGGTACGCGCGTTCCTCGGCGTGCGACCGATGGCGCGTCACGTACTCGGCGACGGCCTCCTCGACCAACGCGCTGCGGCTCAGGTCCGCCTCTGCAGCGGCATCATCGAGCTCGACGAGCAGCCAGTCGGACAGCGCGACGGCGACCTTCTTCTTGGGCATCTCGGCACTCCGGACGGACCGCGTTCATACCGTCCGTTCATACCACCGCCCGCGATGGGCGGTCAACCCGCCGCGCAGCGCGCCTAGAACCAGGGCTTCTTGTTGAGCACGTAGATGTAGTAGAAGTCCTGGTCGGTCTTGGTGAGGTAGGTGATCCCCTCGATGAGGCCGATGATCGACATCACGCTGGCGAGCGGGATCAGGCACAACCCGATTCCGATGAAGCTGAGCGCGGTGCCGAGGACGATCGCCCCCAGCGAACAGCCGAGCATGATGATCGCCTCGTTCGT contains:
- a CDS encoding ribbon-helix-helix protein, CopG family, which produces MPKKKVAVALSDWLLVELDDAAAEADLSRSALVEEAVAEYVTRHRSHAEERAYRERAVAALQDAKAFAAECAADPACADEPSTLEKLRALRADGRGIGK